CTGACGGCCCAGCTTCTCTCCGGCAGCAGGAAGCAGGGCGCAAGGCCCGGCAAAAGATCCGAAAAGCCCTCTCTTTTCGCTGGCATTAAGGAGCGTCTATGGAAAAAACACTGATGCACACCTGCTGCGCTCCCTGCTCCGTCTCCTGCATCCAGCAGCTGCGGAGCGAGGGCATCGAGCCGGTGGCCTACTGGTATAACCCCAACATCCACCCCTATCAGGAGTACAAGGTCCGGCGGGACACGCTGATGGCCTACGCCCCTACCATCGGCATGGAGCTTATTGTGCAGGAGAATTACGGCCTGCGGGAGTTCTGCCGGGCGGTCTGCGGGGATATCGACCACCGCTGCAGCGTGTGCTATGCCCTGCGGCTGGCCCAAGCGGCCCAATATGCCGCCCGGCACGGCTATGACAGCTTCACCACCACCCTGCTGGTGAGTCCCTACCAGAACCATGAGCTGCTGGCGGAGACAGCGGAGCGCATGGGCCGGGAGTACGGTGTCCGGTTCCTGTACCGGGACTTCCGCTCCGGCTTCCGGCAGGGACAGCAGGAGGCCCGTGCGCTGGGCTTTTATATGCAGAAGTACTGCGGCTGCGTGTTCAGCGAGGAAGACCGCTACCAAAAGCAGATCCTCCGGGATCAGAAGGAGCCGGAGAAGCACATACTGCCATCATGATGAAAAAAGCTGAGACCCGACTTCGGGTCTCAGCTTTTTTTCATGATAGGGGTATTACCGCTTGTTGGAACGGATCCAGATGCCCTGCTGCCGGGCGTGCTCAACCAGCTCATCCCGGAACTTGGGGTGGGCCACGGAGATGAGCCGCTCCGCCCGCTCCCATGTGCTGCAGCCCACCAGATTCACGCCGCCGTACTCGGTGACGATGTAGTAAGCCAGACTCCGGGGATCGGTAACGATGTCGCCGGGATTCAACAGCGGTGTGATGCGGGAGACCATCTCCCCCTGCTTATCGGTGAAGGTGGATGTCAGACAGATGAAGGCCTTGCCGCCAGGGGACACCGCCGCCCCCTCCAGAAAGTCCAGCTGACCGCCGGTGCCGCTGATCTGGCGGGTACCGGCGCTCTCGGCGCAGATCTGGCCGTACAGGTCCACGGAGATGCAGTTGTTGATGGAGACAAAGTTCTCGATGTTCCGGACGGTACTGGGAGCGTTGCAGTAGGAGATGGGGTAGGTCACCACGCCGGGATTCTCCCGCACCCAGTCGTACAGATCCTCGGAGCCGATGGCAAAGCCGAACACGCTCTTATAGCGGTCGATGTCCTTGCGCTTGTTGGTGATCTTCCCGGCCCGGTACATATCCAGATAGCAGTCGCACAGCATCTCCGTGTGGATGCCCAGATCCCGCAGATCGGACTGGGCCAGCATCTGGCCCACGGCATTGGGCAGTGAGCCGATGCCCAGCTGCAGGGTGGCGCCGTCGTCCATGTTCTCCACCACGAACTCGGCAATGCGGGTCTCCGCCTCCGAGGCCGGCGGGGTTTGTATACTGGGCAGAGGGTTATGGGGGCCCTCCACGATCATATCCACGTCGTCGATGTGGATGCACTCGTCCAAGCCGCCGTAGACCCACGGCAGATTCTCGTTGATCTCCAGGATCACGATATCCGCCTTATCCAGCACCGCACGGGCGGAGGCGTTGGACAGGGAGAAGTTGAAGTAGCCGTGCTGGTTCATGGGGGTCACGCACATCATGGCCACGTTGACCGTCAGGAAATGCTGATAGTAGGCCCCCAGATTCCGGAACACCATTGGGTTGAAGCTGCACATCCCCCGGTCGCAGAGCTTGCGCTCATAGCCTGACATATGCCAGCTGTTGTAGATAAAATGCTCCCGGCCGGGGTCGCACTCCACCATCTGGATGGGCTGCTGGATCAGGTAGCCACGGATCTTCACACCGTAGAGCTCCTCCTTGCGTTTGGCAATGGCGGCATCCATCAGAGACGGGAAGGCACAGCCCATGCTGATATCCAGCCAGTCACCGCTCTTGACCACACGGGCGGCCTCGTCCGGGGTGCAGAGCTTGCGCTTATATTCCGATTCATATTGGAAGGGTATAGCCATAGCGTTCCTCTTTTCTGTGTTTCGGGATATGATAGATCGTCTTTTCTTTAACAGAACCGTGCAGAAACGGCGGGCGGAGCCTCCGCCCCGCCCGCACGGGTCCTGTCACCCGGACAGGGCGCAGACGCCCCGTCAACGTATTTTTTATTTTACCATGTGTTACAGAATTGTCAATGTTAAATTCTCCAATTCTGCCGGGATGCAGTACCTGCTTTTGTGCCGATGGGGCAAATCAGCCGATGACCGCCGGGGCCTGCGCCAAATCGAAGGCGCCGCCGGAGACGGTGACCTCCCGGCCGGTGATGCGGTCGGTGTAGGTGCCGTCGGGCAGATCTACGGCCACACTGCCCCCGGCGTTCTTCAGGTCGAAGATGCCCCGAACACGGGCCTCCGGCCCGTCATAGCAGCCCACCACAGCCCGTTCCTCCACCGCCTCCAGCTGGAAGCAGGCGGACATGGGCAGGGTGCGCTTCATCTGGCGCAGCTGCTTGAGATAGGGCTGGAGGTCCAGCCGCATATCACAGTAGGCATCGTCGGCGTTAAAGAGATCCACCCGGTGGCGGGGGGCGTACTCCTGTCCGCTGTAAAGCAGGGTAGTTCCCTTTTCAAAGTACAGCAGCGCCAGCCAGTTCCGCAGAGCCTCGTCGGAGTCCACACGGGAGGCAAAGCGGGGCTGGTCGTGGTTCTCCAGGCACCGCAGCTTCACATAGCCCGCCGGGTACTCGCTCTCCTGAAAGTTCACCAGCGCCGTATACTCCCGGAGAGTGCCGGTGGGCTGGAAGCAGCCCTCGAAATAGGGCCAGATATCGTAGTCGTAGGTGATATCAAAGGCATCATACAGCTCCGTGTCAGCGGCGCAGTAGTAGCCCGCCCGGCGCATGGCCATCGTGTGGGCGGCATGGACGCTCTCGGCCAGCCAGATGCAGCCGGGGCGCACCCGCTCCACCTGCTCCCGTGCCTCCCGCCAGAAGGCCAGCGGAACGGCGCTGGCCACGTCGCAGCGGAAGCCGTCCACGATCTCCGCCCAAATTTTCAGAGTCTCGATCTGGTACTTCCACAGCTCACGGTTGCTGTAATCCAGATCCACTACATCGGACCAGTCCGCCACCTTGCGGGTGGGATTCCCCGCCTCGTCCCGGAGAAAGAACTCCGGGTGGCCGGTGGCCAGTATGGAATCCGGGGAGGTGTGGTTATACACCACGTCGATGATGCACTTCATGCCACGTTTGTGGATCTCCCCCACCAGATGCATGAAGTCCCCCAGCGTGCCGTACTCCGGGTTGATGCCCCGGAAGTCCCGGATGGCGTAGGGGCTGCCCAGCGTCCCCTTGCGGCCTGCCTCCCCGATGGGATGGATGGGCATGAGCCAGATGATGTCCGTACCCAGCGCCGCCAGACGATCCAGATCGCCCTCCAGCGCCTGAAAGGTACCCTCCTTGGTATGGTTGCGTACAAAAATGCTGTAGATCACTTTTTCCCGCAGGCGGGTGTTGGTTTGACGTGCCATATGCAGCCTCCTGTCTCACACTGTTTTATCTTCCTCCGGCGCATCCAGCAGCGCCAGAAATTCATCCTCTGTCAGCACCGGCACGCCCAGCTCCTGCGCCTTGCGCAGCTTGGACCCGGCATTGGCTCCCGCCACCACATAGGTGGTCTTTTTGGACACCGAGGAGGCGGCCTTGCCGCCCCGGCGCTCGATCATCTCCCCCGCTTCCTCACGGGTAAACTTCTCCAGCGCACCGGTGAGCACGAAGGTCATACCGGCGAAGCGGCGATCCGTCTGCTCCTCCCGGCAGGTCATGTTCACCCCCGCCGCCCGGAGCCGCTCCAGCAGGTC
The genomic region above belongs to Vescimonas coprocola and contains:
- a CDS encoding epoxyqueuosine reductase QueH — its product is MEKTLMHTCCAPCSVSCIQQLRSEGIEPVAYWYNPNIHPYQEYKVRRDTLMAYAPTIGMELIVQENYGLREFCRAVCGDIDHRCSVCYALRLAQAAQYAARHGYDSFTTTLLVSPYQNHELLAETAERMGREYGVRFLYRDFRSGFRQGQQEARALGFYMQKYCGCVFSEEDRYQKQILRDQKEPEKHILPS
- a CDS encoding alpha-amylase family glycosyl hydrolase produces the protein MARQTNTRLREKVIYSIFVRNHTKEGTFQALEGDLDRLAALGTDIIWLMPIHPIGEAGRKGTLGSPYAIRDFRGINPEYGTLGDFMHLVGEIHKRGMKCIIDVVYNHTSPDSILATGHPEFFLRDEAGNPTRKVADWSDVVDLDYSNRELWKYQIETLKIWAEIVDGFRCDVASAVPLAFWREAREQVERVRPGCIWLAESVHAAHTMAMRRAGYYCAADTELYDAFDITYDYDIWPYFEGCFQPTGTLREYTALVNFQESEYPAGYVKLRCLENHDQPRFASRVDSDEALRNWLALLYFEKGTTLLYSGQEYAPRHRVDLFNADDAYCDMRLDLQPYLKQLRQMKRTLPMSACFQLEAVEERAVVGCYDGPEARVRGIFDLKNAGGSVAVDLPDGTYTDRITGREVTVSGGAFDLAQAPAVIG
- a CDS encoding acetyl-CoA hydrolase/transferase family protein, coding for MAIPFQYESEYKRKLCTPDEAARVVKSGDWLDISMGCAFPSLMDAAIAKRKEELYGVKIRGYLIQQPIQMVECDPGREHFIYNSWHMSGYERKLCDRGMCSFNPMVFRNLGAYYQHFLTVNVAMMCVTPMNQHGYFNFSLSNASARAVLDKADIVILEINENLPWVYGGLDECIHIDDVDMIVEGPHNPLPSIQTPPASEAETRIAEFVVENMDDGATLQLGIGSLPNAVGQMLAQSDLRDLGIHTEMLCDCYLDMYRAGKITNKRKDIDRYKSVFGFAIGSEDLYDWVRENPGVVTYPISYCNAPSTVRNIENFVSINNCISVDLYGQICAESAGTRQISGTGGQLDFLEGAAVSPGGKAFICLTSTFTDKQGEMVSRITPLLNPGDIVTDPRSLAYYIVTEYGGVNLVGCSTWERAERLISVAHPKFRDELVEHARQQGIWIRSNKR